CCTCTGTTGTCTTGTCAGAGCGGCGATCGTTTAGTCGAGCAACAGAAAAGTCTTCAGACTCGAAGTTGAAATAAGGAGTCTGTGTTTTTTTGCACAGAGTTAAGGCACTCTTGGGTACTTTATCACTCAAATAGTTCATCAAATGAGAAATCTTTACAACATCCTCACGAAATTGATTGCCTTTTCCCTGTAAAGCTTCAATGAGATGATAAGTGTAAATGCTCATTTCGTCATCAGGTCTAATCCAGGAACTTTCCTCTCCTTGGGATGAAGTAAAAACTACCCGACCCTTACCTTGACTTAAATCATCAATCACACTCTTTGGAATTGGAATTTCCTCAAAGTCAGAGGGAGCTTTTTTAGCTGTCGCCATTCCTGCTGCATGACAACTATCAATGATAACCAAGAGACGTTTAGACTTAATCTGGCGCAAAGCATTAGTGAATTCTTCTGCACTCAAAGATGAGCCTTCAAGGTCTAAGGGGTCAGTGTCATGTGGCAACAAATAGTAGCGGTTTTGACTTTTGCTAAACCATCCATGCCCTGAATAATAAACAACCACTGTAGCTTCTAGGTTATCTTCCGCCTGTTCTTTAAGCCAGTTCAATTCTTTCAAAATTTGATTGCGTGTGGCTTCTTGATCATGTAACAGTCGAACATGCTGCGTGTCATTAGGATATGCACAGAAATTAGGGTCAACTAAAACTTGATGGAGTGCTTGAACATCTTTGACAGTCACTGGTAAGGATAAACGTTGATAGGCACATTCCCCAACACCAATAAGTAAAGCATAACCATTAGCAAATATAGGAGTTTTTGGGTCAAGATTAGGCTTTCTTTCTGATTGGGAATTTTGTCTTCTAACCCAAGACATATAACTTACCCTCGTTAAGCCAGATAATGTTGCTATTATCATTAATAAAATAAATATCAATTCTTTGGTAAATAGAGGTGGTGGAGGGGGAGGAATGAGAGGAATAGTAATGTATTGTTTAGTTAGTACTTGGATGTCGTCTTTTTTATCAATCAAAAATTTATTGATAATTTTTACCCATTCGCTATCATCACTTGGCAGTATTAATCCATAACTTTCGTAACTAATTACTAATTCTGAATCAATATAAAATTCATTTGGTTTTGCTAAATTTAAGTCTCTTAAAAATCTGATTAGAAGAATTTCGTCGCTAGCTACTGCATCAACTTTTTCTTTTAACAGAGCATCAATAACACCTGCTCTACCACCTTTTATCTTGACTATATTTACATCTGAAATCAGGTTATTAAAAAAACTTTGAAGTCTACTAGATGTTATGCTAGAATCAATAACTCCAATTCTGGGTTTTGAATTATTAGAAAAATTAGGCGGAGTATTGTTTTTTATAAATGACAATTTATCTTTTTGAGATTTACGGATTATAAATAAAGTTTTAGTTGTAAAGAAAGTATCGGAAAACGTAATCCCTACTTCGTCTTGTTTAATAGAATCTGAACCACATTCACCAGCAAGGTGAAGATCATCACCATAAGGATATCGAGTATGTTTAAACCTTTCTTGAAGACTGATGGGATATCTGACTATATCGACATTATCTCTGATCAGTTTATTTTCTTTTAAATATTTATCAAGTAAATCTATTAAATTTGTGCAAAAACCTTGCCAGCGGTCATGATCATCTTGAAAGCTAATAGGAGGAGAGCCTTGTCTGAGCCCCCAATTCATTTTTTTATTAGCCAGAGCTTCTTTCAGGATTCTAGAAGACTCTGAAGTAGAGGCTAAGGGTGTCTGTGCTACACTGGAAAAATTTAATAGTAGAGTCGCTCCAGTGAAAGTTGTAATAAACAAAGTTTTTATCTTGATACTTATTGATAACAGCATTCCTTTTTATAGCCTAAAATTTTAGTTGATTACAAATAGAGTTATTTTTTATGAATCACATAATTATGCTTTCGTCTTCTCTAATATTTTCCATTTTTTGAGTCAAAGTTACATATATTAATTTTAAATAAACAGACACTAAACTACTGTTTACTTTATGAAGTGAAAAATTCAACGTATTCCTCTGGAAGTAACAGTTCGTTGTAATTGAGCTAAAGCACGGTTGTAATCCAAAATAGCTTGAATTCGATTACCTTCTGCTCTAGTCAAATCGTTTTCTGCGCTGATAACTTCAGTTTGAGTACCAACACCTGCTTGGAATCGCAAACGCGCTAAACTTAGA
This portion of the Nostoc sp. GT001 genome encodes:
- a CDS encoding caspase family protein, which codes for MLLSISIKIKTLFITTFTGATLLLNFSSVAQTPLASTSESSRILKEALANKKMNWGLRQGSPPISFQDDHDRWQGFCTNLIDLLDKYLKENKLIRDNVDIVRYPISLQERFKHTRYPYGDDLHLAGECGSDSIKQDEVGITFSDTFFTTKTLFIIRKSQKDKLSFIKNNTPPNFSNNSKPRIGVIDSSITSSRLQSFFNNLISDVNIVKIKGGRAGVIDALLKEKVDAVASDEILLIRFLRDLNLAKPNEFYIDSELVISYESYGLILPSDDSEWVKIINKFLIDKKDDIQVLTKQYITIPLIPPPPPPLFTKELIFILLMIIATLSGLTRVSYMSWVRRQNSQSERKPNLDPKTPIFANGYALLIGVGECAYQRLSLPVTVKDVQALHQVLVDPNFCAYPNDTQHVRLLHDQEATRNQILKELNWLKEQAEDNLEATVVVYYSGHGWFSKSQNRYYLLPHDTDPLDLEGSSLSAEEFTNALRQIKSKRLLVIIDSCHAAGMATAKKAPSDFEEIPIPKSVIDDLSQGKGRVVFTSSQGEESSWIRPDDEMSIYTYHLIEALQGKGNQFREDVVKISHLMNYLSDKVPKSALTLCKKTQTPYFNFESEDFSVARLNDRRSDKTTEGQK